In Thermus hydrothermalis, the DNA window GGCGGAGCCGGAAGGCTATCTGGTCGCGGTCGGCATCCAAGAGGGCCAAGAAGCGCTTCTCCACGCTTTTGGAATCCCGCTCCTTCGCCGCCTCCCAAAGGGCTTGCGCCAGACTCCGCCCGCCCTGGTGAGCGCCGTCCTTGAGGGCGAAAAGCCCCGCCACCAGGTAGTGGGCTTCCCGGGCCCACCCCTCCGCCTTCACGAAAGGTTCCACGTAAGGCATGGCGGGAGGGTACGTACCCAGGGGAAAGGCCAGACTCCGGCGCAACGCTGCCCGAGCAGGGGTCCACCTAGACCCCTTTTGCAAGGCGGAGAGCCACTCCACAAATGCGGTTCCCGTCACGCTTTCACCTCCTTAAGCGCCCCTAACACCATAGCCAACGCCCTTTCACCCGCCGCCAAAGCGGCCAGGTGCCGCCCCCCTGTGCCCACAAAGAGGCGGGTTGCCTCAAAGGCCCTTAGGGCCGCCCGGCGAAGCTCCTCACGCCAAGCTTCCAAGGCGTGAGGCTCACCCAGGGCATCTAGGAACTCCAGGAAGGCCAAATCCAGGCTCGCCCAATAACTGGGAAGCAGGGGCAGGGAGCGGACAAAGGCTTCCAGCTCCGAAGCGTCTTTGTCCCCTAGAACGCCCCGCGCCACCTGCCAAGCCACCGAGGTGAGCCCCTTGCCTAGATCCTCGGCTAGGCGCAAGGCTGTCACCAGCGCCAGGGCACCTCTTTCGTGAAGGATGGCCGAGGGCAGGGGGTAGACCTCCCGCCGCACATCCAGCACCTTGGCTTGGTCCGACACCTGGCCCAAAACCCTTAGCCGGTATTTCCTTCCCGTTTCCTCTCGGACGCCAATTGCATGCAGGAGCGTGGCGGGTGGCGTCCCCCCTTGGGCGGGAAGCATGGCGCTAAAATCGCGCCAAAAGCTCTTTTCCTCGCTCAGGCGAAGGGGGAAAATGTTGCCCTTAGCGTCTAGGCGGTAAGCCGCCATGGGGTCGCGGAAGGCCACCGCATCCGGCTCCACCCCGGGACCATACGCCATCCAGCGCACCCCTTTTCCGCCGTCCAAGAGAAGCACCCCGCGGCTCGGCCAGGTGTAGACCCGGGTAATGCCGGAGAGGGGCCACTTGGTAGCGGCGTTTTCCACGTCCCGCCGCCGTAAAGGAGGGTTCTCCCAAAAGGGCGCATCGCCTTTAGGATCGTAGGGTACCAGGTTCAAGACGAGGGTCTCAAAGAGAGTGTCCCCCGTGGGAAGGAATACGGCGGGACGGGCTAAAGGGGCGTCCTTACCTGCGGTCACACCGAGCCGTTTGAGTAGCCCGCCCAATGCGAAGCTTTGGTGCACCACGAGGGCTCGGGCCGCCTCAGCATAGGAGATTTCCGGCGGGTCCTGATCGGTGGTGTGGTCAAACAGGGTGGGGTTGTTGCCGCTGGCGAGCTCGGGGCGCAACTTGGTCCAAGGAAGGACATCCTCCACGGGAAGGTCGGCGATTTGGAAAAAGGGAGCTTGGGGGTGGAAGAGCCAAAAG includes these proteins:
- the casB gene encoding type I-E CRISPR-associated protein Cse2/CasB; the protein is MTGTAFVEWLSALQKGSRWTPARAALRRSLAFPLGTYPPAMPYVEPFVKAEGWAREAHYLVAGLFALKDGAHQGGRSLAQALWEAAKERDSKSVEKRFLALLDADRDQIAFRLRQAVGLVEGGLDFARLLDDLLDWFHQNRRVQARWAKEYYGAKPQDLKEEEVEG
- the casA gene encoding type I-E CRISPR-associated protein Cse1/CasA, whose product is MEKFNLLEEPWIPVLEGGQVREVSLREALLQAHRITRIETASPLEEAALHRLLLAILHRALPPVKDALDGADLLDRGAFDHGALEAYLDQYHGRFWLFHPQAPFFQIADLPVEDVLPWTKLRPELASGNNPTLFDHTTDQDPPEISYAEAARALVVHQSFALGGLLKRLGVTAGKDAPLARPAVFLPTGDTLFETLVLNLVPYDPKGDAPFWENPPLRRRDVENAATKWPLSGITRVYTWPSRGVLLLDGGKGVRWMAYGPGVEPDAVAFRDPMAAYRLDAKGNIFPLRLSEEKSFWRDFSAMLPAQGGTPPATLLHAIGVREETGRKYRLRVLGQVSDQAKVLDVRREVYPLPSAILHERGALALVTALRLAEDLGKGLTSVAWQVARGVLGDKDASELEAFVRSLPLLPSYWASLDLAFLEFLDALGEPHALEAWREELRRAALRAFEATRLFVGTGGRHLAALAAGERALAMVLGALKEVKA